A genomic window from Thermoanaerobaculia bacterium includes:
- a CDS encoding PKD domain-containing protein: MHPASSKLKRVSICILFFLTFIPALFSFKVPDDMAPFEDLVFADPSMWVTAQHQDVSEIEALLNMELQSDWRRFLADHEGKWVMVVDRVTGRPAHMEGKGIPWIPGTANDLTGYDLGFSGDMEGKDVPLEFLITRVKSFLSEYPGLLRVNMDNLEVIPAASGPMLDYLYFVDFQWTYGGVPVDQAHVVFRLNHGNLVQIGQEYISDSIYSLNPVPKLSQQDAWETLWNYVGGRYEEDTIINEGSLRILPVSRPEVVARTVVQPGEGLDYRLAYILSFRRNGYHGTWEAKIDAHTGEILWFADANRYGDAHGSVYPTDQHPWTTPNPDPEVDRPFPYVDCGGGVYANAGGIFTGDSCTSALSGKYTRISDACGSISLSTSTGDLNFGYSPATDCSNPGFGGSGNTRATRTQYYHITNIKMKALTYLPSNSWLNGQITDNVNINSTCNAYWSPTLGTINFYRSGNGCWNTGELPGVSLHEWAHGLDSNDGSPSGDMGTGETYGDFSGSLQTHESCAGNGFLGTSNCSGYGDSCLSCSGVRDMDYNKHNSHSPHFAEDMTSNTCTGCTTYTCSSSATYAGPCGREGHCESIVSSEPMWDLPTRDLITWGLDATTAWQLMDRYWYASRTTSGSVYACPSVTTTNGCGTSNYFTTFRVVDDCDGDLNNGTPHASAIFAAFNRHKIACTTVNNNDQTNCCPTIVTPTINGAAGNTQATITWGSVTNAAKYYVFRNELGCDAGFTKVGTVTAPGTQYVDNTVANGVSYYYRVQAIGSSESCFSSMSNCVTVVPQPCTTPGAPASVTSSVPGDNQIRISWSTGSPAGSSYKIYRSLGSCPGSAFSFYATDSASPYTDTLVNGGQTYSYYVTAVDSTGGCESLPSTCVDETATGICNTPPTFAGLQTVTNSATSTCTLNLSWSAATSNCSGTITYSVYRSTTSGFTPGSTNRIAQNLSGSSYSDTGSLISGTTYYYVVRATDSANGLEETNTVEKSGVPTGPSSVIFSDNFEGGNLGWTFAKGSPAATLGDFIIGDPVGTTGNYGDNSQPEDDHTPSPGVNCMYTAANPTAGAGTDDVDNGEVVTTSPAFSGSGYDSVSLSLWRWFFNEDTDDAGDYYILEVSNNNGTSWTELESIPDTVLGTNSWNQVSFNLEDFVTLTSTMRIRMRVADGTAVGDLIEAAFDDIVITGFSTCTTSGACASVSATISSATPNPACTGQNISFSGTGTGEGTLTYSWDFEDDGTYDANGQNVTHAYGTANTYTVRLRVTDSCGTPQTATTTTTVTVNTTPAIPATPTVSDLDACATSGVQITWTSVSGATGYDLSVDGAITSDVTSPYPYNPGDNASHAYRIRSKNDCGTSSWSSARNFSDANGTPATPSAPSVSDLDSCDLTGVQITWGSVSGATGYDLLVDGTTTVTNVTSPHNYSPGNSSSHTYAIRAKNSCTGSWSGATSATDVNNAPGTPAQPAVSDLDACTLTGVRITWGSVSGATGYDLLVDGTTTISNVTSPYDYSPGNNANHTYAVLAKTASCTGSWSTATIAADGDDNLGTPGAPLVSDPDACDQTGVSISWSPVAGADGYDLQVDGGTIVTNVTSPYTYNPGNLNSHTYAIRATNTCGDGSFSGATSFADGDDTPGTPGSPTVSDVDGCALSGVSITWGGVSGATGYDLLVDGTTTVTNVTSPYTYSPGNSASHTYAIRAKTTCLGAWSTATAGVDENNAPAPTISGAAGNVCPSMSVDLSTQGFDSYQWKLDGSDIPGANSQAYSATASGTYTVAVTLSGCSATSPGHAVTITPCAPNLEYSQHQWIEDTVNGGGDNDGIIEPGERWTLRVGMVNTGNAVAVNPYADITLANGAADGTVCITPLTYSPDIPADGTTEGFADYIVVVDASFTCGGTLYANLVNKGASGFAAPSAGPDEADVISIQIGSVGGGNDYYAEDDFESGDLLGGTGDWVEAQWTLAFNGGIATAPLCPTTSNTYEAYLGARTNNPRNHTLTRSITADGATSGTLHFVYQLNNTLDSGEYFQVSIDSGSGYQAILGPITQGAGSGICVTEDLDLTPYLPATALSIQFHLYQGNSSSEWVTFDEVQVTLTGGGTPNCDIGTGSCPVLTAPEVSDPHGAGWPGDALLVTKGSSSNLVNLDFEDVSMSSYNVYVSKYPTTTETEPFRVLSADDGTHYCDASPSCDGTTCTLSDVDLCGSGTINNCLVDQPTLFILVTADVGIVEGALGEDSSTNLRTADDWCVGP, encoded by the coding sequence ATGCATCCTGCTTCGTCTAAGTTGAAGCGTGTTTCGATTTGTATCCTCTTCTTCCTGACCTTTATCCCTGCCTTGTTTAGCTTCAAGGTGCCGGATGACATGGCACCCTTCGAGGATCTGGTCTTTGCCGATCCTTCGATGTGGGTCACAGCCCAGCATCAGGATGTCAGTGAAATTGAAGCTCTTCTCAATATGGAGCTCCAGTCCGACTGGAGACGATTCCTCGCCGACCATGAGGGTAAGTGGGTCATGGTGGTCGACCGGGTCACCGGACGGCCTGCCCACATGGAAGGAAAGGGAATCCCCTGGATTCCGGGAACCGCGAATGACCTGACGGGGTATGATCTCGGCTTTTCAGGAGATATGGAAGGGAAAGACGTTCCCCTGGAATTCCTCATAACCAGGGTGAAATCGTTCCTCTCCGAGTACCCGGGTCTCCTGAGGGTGAACATGGATAATCTGGAAGTGATACCGGCCGCCTCGGGACCGATGCTGGACTACCTTTATTTTGTTGATTTTCAGTGGACGTATGGTGGCGTTCCCGTGGATCAGGCCCATGTGGTATTCCGCCTGAACCACGGAAACCTCGTGCAAATCGGCCAGGAATATATCAGCGATTCGATCTATTCCCTGAATCCCGTTCCGAAACTATCACAGCAGGATGCGTGGGAGACCCTGTGGAATTACGTCGGGGGCCGATACGAAGAGGACACGATCATCAACGAAGGTTCCCTTCGAATCCTTCCCGTATCCCGACCTGAAGTTGTGGCCCGCACCGTCGTTCAGCCGGGCGAAGGCCTTGATTACCGTCTGGCCTATATCCTCTCGTTCCGCCGGAATGGGTACCACGGCACATGGGAAGCCAAGATCGATGCCCACACGGGAGAAATCCTCTGGTTTGCCGATGCCAACCGTTATGGGGATGCCCATGGAAGCGTCTACCCCACGGATCAGCACCCCTGGACGACGCCCAATCCAGACCCGGAAGTGGACCGGCCCTTCCCCTACGTCGATTGCGGCGGCGGTGTGTACGCCAATGCTGGGGGTATCTTTACGGGGGACTCATGCACCTCGGCACTCTCGGGGAAATATACAAGGATCAGTGATGCCTGCGGATCGATCAGCCTTTCCACGTCCACGGGAGATCTTAATTTCGGATACAGCCCCGCCACGGACTGTTCCAACCCCGGTTTTGGAGGGAGTGGCAACACCCGGGCTACCCGAACCCAGTACTACCATATTACGAATATTAAAATGAAGGCATTGACCTATCTCCCCAGCAACAGCTGGCTGAACGGTCAGATTACCGACAACGTCAATATCAACAGCACCTGCAACGCCTACTGGAGCCCAACATTAGGCACGATCAATTTCTACCGTTCCGGAAACGGATGCTGGAATACTGGAGAACTTCCCGGCGTCTCCCTCCATGAATGGGCCCACGGTCTTGATTCTAACGATGGTTCTCCCTCCGGAGACATGGGAACCGGGGAAACGTACGGTGACTTTTCCGGATCCCTCCAGACCCACGAATCCTGCGCAGGAAACGGTTTCCTTGGAACAAGCAACTGTAGCGGCTACGGGGATTCATGCCTGAGCTGTTCCGGCGTCCGGGATATGGACTATAACAAGCACAACTCGCATAGCCCCCACTTCGCGGAGGACATGACCAGCAATACCTGCACGGGATGCACAACCTATACCTGCAGTTCCAGCGCGACCTATGCCGGTCCCTGCGGCAGGGAGGGCCACTGCGAATCGATTGTATCTTCCGAACCAATGTGGGATCTGCCCACAAGGGACCTTATTACATGGGGTCTCGACGCCACAACGGCCTGGCAGCTCATGGACCGCTACTGGTACGCCAGCAGGACTACTTCGGGTTCGGTCTATGCCTGTCCGAGCGTCACGACAACCAACGGGTGCGGAACTTCCAACTACTTCACAACCTTTCGGGTCGTGGACGACTGTGACGGGGACCTGAACAACGGCACGCCCCACGCCTCCGCAATCTTTGCGGCGTTCAACCGCCACAAAATTGCCTGCACGACGGTCAACAATAACGACCAGACCAACTGCTGTCCCACCATCGTCACACCCACGATCAACGGTGCGGCGGGAAATACCCAGGCCACGATCACCTGGGGTTCGGTCACCAACGCGGCCAAGTATTACGTTTTCCGGAATGAGCTGGGATGCGACGCTGGCTTCACCAAGGTGGGGACGGTCACGGCTCCGGGGACCCAGTACGTGGATAATACGGTGGCCAACGGTGTCTCGTACTACTACCGAGTCCAGGCAATTGGCAGTTCGGAGTCTTGCTTCAGCTCCATGAGCAACTGTGTGACAGTCGTGCCCCAGCCCTGCACGACGCCCGGTGCTCCCGCCAGTGTAACGTCCTCGGTGCCCGGCGATAACCAGATCCGAATTTCCTGGAGTACGGGATCACCGGCCGGATCGAGCTACAAGATCTACCGCTCCCTCGGTTCCTGCCCGGGCAGTGCCTTTTCCTTTTATGCCACCGATTCGGCCTCTCCCTATACTGATACCCTGGTTAACGGGGGTCAGACCTATTCCTACTACGTCACAGCCGTCGATTCCACGGGCGGCTGTGAGTCGCTTCCCTCTACCTGTGTCGATGAGACGGCGACCGGAATCTGCAACACGCCCCCGACCTTTGCCGGTCTCCAGACGGTGACCAATTCGGCAACATCCACCTGCACCCTGAACCTCTCCTGGTCTGCGGCGACATCGAACTGCAGCGGTACCATCACCTACAGTGTCTATCGATCCACGACCTCCGGCTTTACACCCGGATCAACCAACCGGATCGCCCAGAATCTTTCGGGTTCCTCCTATTCCGATACCGGCAGCCTTATCAGCGGAACGACATACTACTACGTGGTTCGGGCGACCGATTCGGCCAATGGACTGGAAGAGACCAATACGGTAGAAAAGAGCGGTGTCCCCACGGGTCCGTCCTCGGTCATCTTCTCCGACAACTTCGAGGGAGGCAACCTCGGCTGGACCTTTGCCAAGGGGTCTCCCGCGGCCACTCTGGGTGATTTCATCATCGGGGATCCTGTCGGAACGACGGGGAACTACGGGGACAACTCCCAGCCCGAAGACGACCATACGCCTTCGCCCGGAGTGAACTGTATGTATACTGCAGCCAACCCGACAGCGGGCGCCGGTACCGATGACGTGGACAACGGGGAAGTCGTGACGACCTCTCCTGCCTTCAGCGGCTCAGGGTACGATTCGGTTTCTCTCTCCCTCTGGCGCTGGTTTTTCAATGAGGATACCGACGACGCAGGGGACTACTACATCCTGGAAGTTTCCAACAACAACGGTACATCCTGGACGGAGCTGGAGTCGATTCCGGATACGGTTCTGGGCACCAATTCCTGGAACCAGGTTTCCTTCAACCTCGAAGATTTTGTCACTCTTACTTCCACCATGCGGATCCGGATGCGGGTCGCCGATGGAACGGCGGTTGGAGACCTGATAGAAGCCGCCTTCGACGATATCGTGATCACGGGATTCTCTACCTGCACGACGAGCGGTGCCTGTGCTTCCGTTTCCGCGACCATTTCCTCGGCCACTCCGAATCCCGCCTGCACGGGACAGAATATCTCCTTCTCCGGAACGGGAACGGGGGAAGGAACCCTGACCTATTCATGGGACTTTGAGGACGACGGAACGTACGATGCCAACGGACAGAACGTCACCCATGCTTACGGCACAGCCAATACCTACACGGTGAGGTTACGGGTTACCGATTCCTGTGGAACGCCGCAGACGGCCACCACCACGACGACCGTCACGGTCAACACGACGCCCGCAATTCCTGCCACGCCCACGGTTTCGGATCTCGACGCCTGCGCCACGTCCGGGGTCCAGATTACCTGGACCAGTGTTTCCGGAGCCACGGGATATGACCTCAGCGTGGACGGTGCCATAACTTCCGACGTGACGAGTCCCTATCCCTACAATCCTGGAGACAATGCCTCCCACGCCTACCGTATCCGATCCAAGAATGATTGCGGGACAAGCTCCTGGTCGTCGGCGCGGAACTTCTCCGACGCCAATGGGACACCTGCCACGCCGTCGGCGCCATCGGTCTCCGATCTGGATTCCTGCGACCTCACAGGTGTCCAGATCACTTGGGGTTCGGTCAGCGGCGCGACGGGGTACGATCTCCTTGTGGACGGAACGACAACCGTGACCAACGTCACCAGCCCGCACAATTATTCACCTGGAAATTCGAGTTCCCATACGTACGCGATTCGTGCGAAAAATTCCTGCACAGGTTCCTGGTCCGGTGCAACCTCAGCGACCGACGTCAATAACGCCCCCGGCACTCCGGCTCAGCCCGCCGTTTCGGATCTGGATGCCTGTACGCTGACAGGTGTCCGGATCACTTGGGGATCGGTCAGCGGTGCGACGGGGTACGATCTCCTCGTAGACGGAACCACGACGATTTCCAATGTCACCAGCCCCTACGATTACTCACCCGGTAATAACGCCAACCACACCTATGCTGTCCTGGCCAAGACGGCCAGCTGCACCGGTAGCTGGTCCACGGCGACCATCGCTGCCGACGGGGACGACAACCTGGGAACCCCGGGAGCGCCATTGGTCAGTGATCCTGACGCCTGCGATCAGACCGGTGTTTCCATCAGCTGGAGTCCCGTGGCCGGAGCCGACGGGTACGATCTCCAGGTGGACGGCGGTACGATCGTAACTAATGTAACCAGCCCTTACACGTACAACCCCGGAAACCTGAATTCCCACACCTACGCAATCCGGGCAACGAACACCTGCGGCGATGGATCCTTCTCCGGTGCAACATCCTTTGCCGATGGGGATGATACACCCGGTACGCCGGGATCTCCCACCGTGTCCGATGTTGATGGCTGCGCTCTTTCCGGGGTGTCCATTACCTGGGGCGGTGTGTCCGGAGCCACGGGCTACGATCTCCTCGTGGATGGGACGACCACGGTGACCAACGTCACAAGCCCCTATACGTACAGCCCCGGGAATTCCGCTTCCCATACCTATGCCATCCGTGCCAAGACGACATGTCTGGGAGCGTGGTCCACGGCAACCGCCGGAGTGGATGAAAACAATGCCCCGGCTCCCACGATCTCCGGAGCGGCCGGAAACGTCTGCCCGTCCATGAGCGTGGATCTCTCCACCCAGGGTTTTGATTCGTACCAGTGGAAACTGGACGGATCCGACATCCCGGGTGCAAACAGCCAGGCCTACTCCGCAACCGCATCGGGGACCTATACGGTGGCTGTTACGTTAAGCGGATGCTCGGCCACATCCCCGGGCCATGCCGTCACGATTACACCCTGTGCTCCCAATCTGGAATACTCTCAGCACCAGTGGATCGAGGATACTGTGAACGGAGGCGGGGACAACGACGGGATCATCGAACCCGGTGAACGATGGACCCTGCGTGTCGGGATGGTCAACACCGGAAATGCCGTTGCCGTGAACCCCTATGCGGATATCACGCTTGCCAATGGAGCCGCAGACGGCACTGTCTGCATCACTCCCCTGACCTATTCGCCCGATATTCCCGCTGACGGAACGACCGAGGGCTTCGCAGACTACATCGTAGTTGTCGATGCATCCTTTACCTGCGGGGGAACGCTCTACGCCAACCTTGTGAACAAGGGAGCCAGCGGCTTTGCGGCTCCCTCCGCCGGTCCCGACGAAGCCGATGTCATTTCGATTCAGATCGGTTCGGTCGGCGGCGGTAATGATTATTACGCCGAGGATGACTTTGAATCGGGAGACCTTCTGGGCGGCACGGGAGACTGGGTCGAAGCGCAGTGGACCCTTGCCTTTAACGGTGGAATTGCCACAGCACCCCTTTGCCCCACGACATCCAATACCTATGAAGCCTACCTCGGAGCGAGGACGAATAACCCCCGGAATCACACCCTCACTCGTTCCATCACCGCCGATGGAGCTACTTCCGGAACCCTCCACTTCGTCTATCAGCTGAACAACACGCTGGATAGCGGAGAGTACTTCCAGGTCAGCATCGACAGCGGATCGGGATACCAGGCCATTCTGGGGCCTATTACGCAGGGAGCCGGTTCCGGGATTTGCGTAACGGAAGATCTCGATTTGACCCCGTACCTGCCCGCGACAGCCCTTTCGATCCAGTTTCATCTCTATCAGGGCAACAGCTCCTCGGAGTGGGTCACTTTCGATGAAGTTCAGGTGACATTGACAGGAGGAGGTACACCTAACTGCGACATCGGGACGGGATCCTGCCCGGTCCTGACCGCTCCCGAAGTCTCCGACCCCCATGGCGCCGGCTGGCCCGGTGACGCCCTCCTCGTCACAAAGGGATCTTCTTCCAACCTGGTCAACCTGGATTTCGAGGACGTTTCCATGTCTTCCTACAACGTCTACGTCAGCAAATATCCAACGACCACGGAAACCGAACCCTTCCGCGTATTAAGCGCCGATGACGGGACCCACTACTGCGATGCATCCCCATCCTGCGACGGGACAACCTGTACCCTGTCCGACGTTGACCTCTGCGGTTCCGGGACGATCAACAACTGTCTGGTAGACCAGCCGACCCTCTTCATCCTGGTGACGGCGGATGTCGGTATTGTGGAGGGTGCCCTCGGAGAGGATTCATCCACGAATCTCCGCACTGCGGATGACTGGTGCGTCGGCCCCTGA
- a CDS encoding OmpA family protein has translation MKRFSVVFLAMLACFAALYLVAGEVKEHPLVRPFPGSTLNDNVCHYADFDEYSFRIVDSDTGKEVKIPVRGKYWQLLYTLYTPDNKWDKSHSVVELKENYKAAALEKGGEVRLDRGNDLIFTLPGEDGRRTWVHLWVTNGAQQNLRIIEESGFKKSLTFGSVEMKEALDVDGHVSLNDIFFDVDKATLKVESTKQLQDVVTLMKTNPELVLEVQGHTDDQGSTDYNLTLSQKRAEAVVSYLKLFGIDQERLTPKGYGESRPVMPNASEEGRARNRRVELVKE, from the coding sequence ATGAAACGATTCAGTGTTGTGTTCCTGGCTATGCTCGCATGCTTTGCCGCTCTGTATCTTGTTGCTGGGGAGGTCAAGGAGCATCCTCTAGTGCGGCCTTTTCCCGGTTCAACACTAAACGACAACGTTTGTCATTACGCCGATTTTGACGAATACTCTTTTCGGATAGTGGATTCGGATACCGGGAAGGAGGTAAAGATCCCTGTGCGGGGGAAATACTGGCAGCTTCTCTACACCCTTTACACACCGGACAACAAGTGGGATAAATCTCATTCGGTTGTGGAACTCAAGGAGAATTACAAGGCCGCAGCCCTGGAAAAAGGGGGAGAGGTTCGCCTCGACAGAGGGAATGATCTGATTTTTACGCTCCCGGGTGAAGACGGGAGAAGGACCTGGGTCCATCTCTGGGTGACCAACGGGGCTCAACAGAACCTCCGCATCATCGAGGAATCTGGATTTAAAAAGAGCCTCACGTTCGGATCCGTCGAAATGAAAGAAGCTCTGGACGTCGATGGCCATGTTTCTTTGAACGATATCTTCTTCGATGTGGATAAGGCGACCCTGAAAGTGGAGTCGACGAAACAACTGCAGGACGTTGTTACGTTGATGAAGACAAATCCTGAGCTTGTCCTGGAGGTACAGGGACATACCGACGACCAGGGTTCCACCGATTACAACCTGACGCTCTCGCAGAAAAGGGCTGAAGCTGTGGTCTCCTACCTCAAACTTTTTGGAATCGATCAGGAAAGGTTGACGCCGAAAGGATACGGAGAATCCCGCCCCGTCATGCCGAACGCCAGCGAGGAAGGCCGCGCGCGGAATCGCAGGGTCGAACTGGTAAAGGAATAA
- a CDS encoding ABC transporter permease, with the protein MIANETFKENLEICLRTFKTHKLRTLLTMLGIIFGVGAVVGMLSIGEGAKREAVKLVQTMGQKHVILKIKDLPDEKLKEVRKFSAGLTDRDAHALAQAVPGARRVVSIREIPVDYVWNERGRSNARALAVNPEYQDVMNFSILRGRFFDKRDAGECRQVCVIGNGIARSIYGQMNPMGTAIKVDNLWYRVVGVVGSRWSSKESLKGLEAEEVDRVVYIPLTTARVKIPLKPDESPLQEIAITLESTQHIETIRDFVERMITRLHGNQADFTLTVPLLLLRQKQETQRIFNIVMGLIAGISLIVGGIGIMNIMLASILERIREIGLRRALGATRRQILVQFLTEAVVISASGGVLGIVLGWGIALAVSVFTDWTTVVAWWSIVLSVGVSAGVGIAFGYYPARHAAQFSPIRALRYE; encoded by the coding sequence GTGATCGCCAACGAAACTTTCAAGGAAAACCTTGAAATCTGCCTGAGGACCTTCAAGACGCACAAGCTCAGGACTCTCCTGACGATGCTTGGAATCATCTTTGGTGTCGGCGCTGTTGTGGGGATGCTCTCCATCGGAGAAGGTGCCAAGAGGGAAGCAGTCAAACTGGTTCAAACCATGGGGCAGAAGCATGTCATCCTGAAGATCAAAGATCTCCCCGATGAAAAATTGAAGGAAGTCCGGAAATTTTCCGCAGGACTCACCGATCGGGATGCCCATGCCCTTGCCCAGGCGGTTCCCGGTGCCCGGCGCGTCGTTTCCATCCGGGAAATCCCGGTGGATTATGTCTGGAACGAACGCGGCCGTTCCAATGCCCGCGCCCTGGCTGTCAATCCCGAGTACCAGGATGTCATGAACTTTTCCATCCTGCGCGGCCGATTCTTCGATAAAAGAGATGCCGGGGAATGCCGGCAGGTCTGCGTCATCGGGAACGGAATCGCCCGCTCGATCTACGGCCAGATGAATCCCATGGGAACCGCCATCAAAGTGGACAACCTCTGGTACAGGGTCGTTGGAGTCGTCGGGTCGCGATGGAGTTCCAAGGAATCCCTCAAGGGCCTGGAAGCCGAGGAAGTGGATCGTGTAGTCTATATCCCCCTTACGACGGCCCGGGTCAAGATTCCCCTTAAGCCCGATGAATCACCTCTTCAGGAGATCGCCATTACCCTCGAATCCACCCAGCACATCGAAACGATCCGCGACTTCGTCGAGCGGATGATCACCCGCCTCCACGGGAACCAGGCCGACTTCACCCTGACGGTGCCCCTGCTTCTTCTGAGGCAGAAGCAGGAGACCCAGAGAATTTTCAATATCGTCATGGGACTGATCGCCGGGATTTCGCTGATCGTGGGAGGAATCGGAATCATGAACATTATGCTGGCCTCGATCCTGGAGCGGATCCGAGAAATCGGACTCCGAAGAGCCCTGGGTGCAACGCGGCGCCAGATCCTCGTTCAATTCCTGACCGAAGCCGTAGTGATTTCTGCTTCGGGAGGTGTCCTCGGCATTGTCCTCGGGTGGGGTATTGCCCTGGCCGTATCGGTATTTACAGACTGGACCACCGTGGTGGCCTGGTGGTCGATTGTCCTTTCCGTTGGCGTCTCGGCCGGTGTCGGGATCGCCTTCGGCTACTATCCGGCCCGCCACGCCGCTCAGTTCAGCCCCATCCGCGCCCTCCGCTACGAGTGA
- a CDS encoding efflux RND transporter periplasmic adaptor subunit: protein MKRFWYVPLVILVVILGFVSLSGGEGPLTIQATRGAFVIDLEVTGELVAEKSITVSAPNVRTRLQVTYIIKDGALVKAGDILARFDPSELQNELDNSDAELKTIEAQIQQKEASLEALKRRYTLDLEDVKMQYELAKLDMVDDEGILPAKEIEKARLRLENAEQKYKETEKQLADEKEAALADLKVLQVQKRNKEQNLAFARKSYDDMILKAPADGLVVINEIWKGAGSGKVQEGDTVWRGYGIISLPDLKTLQVQAWLSEVDIGNLKEGQKTKIMLDAFPGETFTGQVSRVSSVGAKRQFDSDKKEFEIIVSLDRLDDRMKPGMTVRATIAIKTLKDVVSVPIEAVFTGKDGESVVYIKSFGGKKEQVVRTGERNATHIQILEGLEGGETLLIAKEDVE from the coding sequence TGTCTGGGGGAGAGGGCCCTCTGACCATTCAGGCCACACGGGGCGCCTTTGTAATCGATCTTGAGGTGACGGGAGAACTGGTCGCCGAAAAATCAATTACCGTGTCGGCTCCCAACGTTCGGACCCGACTCCAGGTCACCTATATCATCAAGGACGGGGCCCTGGTCAAGGCGGGCGATATCCTGGCCAGGTTCGACCCCAGCGAACTCCAGAACGAACTGGACAACTCTGATGCGGAACTGAAGACGATCGAAGCGCAGATTCAACAGAAAGAAGCCTCTCTTGAAGCGCTGAAACGCCGATACACCCTCGATCTTGAGGACGTGAAGATGCAGTATGAGCTGGCCAAGCTTGACATGGTGGATGACGAGGGAATCCTTCCCGCCAAGGAAATTGAAAAGGCACGTCTGCGTCTGGAAAATGCCGAGCAGAAATACAAGGAAACGGAAAAACAGCTGGCGGACGAAAAAGAAGCGGCCCTCGCCGATCTGAAGGTTCTCCAGGTCCAGAAGCGGAACAAGGAGCAGAACCTGGCCTTTGCCCGAAAGAGTTACGATGACATGATCCTGAAGGCTCCGGCCGATGGACTTGTCGTGATCAATGAAATCTGGAAGGGGGCAGGATCGGGAAAGGTTCAGGAGGGAGACACGGTGTGGCGGGGCTATGGAATCATTTCCCTCCCCGACCTGAAAACCCTTCAGGTCCAGGCATGGCTCTCGGAAGTCGATATCGGCAACCTGAAAGAGGGGCAGAAGACAAAGATCATGCTGGACGCCTTCCCCGGAGAAACCTTTACCGGTCAGGTGTCCCGGGTTTCATCCGTTGGAGCGAAGCGCCAGTTTGACAGCGATAAAAAGGAATTCGAGATCATTGTTTCTCTGGACCGGCTGGATGACCGGATGAAGCCCGGAATGACGGTCCGTGCCACCATTGCGATAAAAACGTTGAAAGATGTTGTTTCGGTCCCCATCGAAGCTGTCTTTACGGGAAAAGATGGAGAAAGTGTCGTATACATTAAGTCCTTCGGAGGGAAGAAGGAACAGGTGGTCCGAACCGGGGAGCGGAATGCCACACATATCCAGATTCTGGAAGGTCTCGAGGGTGGAGAGACCCTCCTGATCGCCAAGGAAGACGTGGAGTGA